From one Microthrixaceae bacterium genomic stretch:
- the nth gene encoding endonuclease III: MKRQDKADRIGEMLDEMYPEQPIPLDHHDPYTLLVAVALSAQTTDKKVNEVTPALFARASTPQEMALLDPEEIREIIREVGLAPTKAKNLSTMAHQIVEHGGEVVADWEFLESLAGVGHKTASVVMSQAFDVPAFAVDTHIHRLAHRWGLSNGTTVDRTERDLKAVFPKDTWNRRHLQIIFFGREHCPARNHDLTTCPICSWASTKKMQSGAVTHSKR, encoded by the coding sequence GTGAAACGCCAGGACAAGGCCGACCGCATCGGCGAGATGCTCGACGAGATGTACCCCGAACAACCGATCCCGCTCGACCACCACGATCCCTACACCCTGCTCGTGGCCGTGGCGCTGTCGGCACAGACAACCGACAAGAAGGTCAACGAGGTGACCCCGGCGCTGTTCGCGAGGGCATCGACCCCTCAGGAGATGGCGTTGCTCGACCCCGAGGAGATCCGCGAGATCATCCGCGAGGTCGGCCTCGCGCCGACGAAGGCCAAGAACCTGTCGACGATGGCACATCAGATCGTCGAACACGGGGGCGAGGTCGTCGCGGATTGGGAGTTTCTCGAATCGCTGGCCGGGGTCGGTCACAAGACCGCGAGTGTGGTGATGAGCCAGGCCTTCGACGTCCCGGCCTTCGCCGTCGACACGCACATCCATCGGCTCGCTCATCGGTGGGGGCTGTCGAACGGAACCACGGTGGATCGCACCGAACGCGATCTCAAGGCGGTGTTTCCCAAGGACACCTGGAACCGCCGTCACCTGCAGATCATCTTCTTCGGGCGCGAGCACTGCCCGGCGCGGAACCACGATCTGACGACCTGTCCGATCTGTTCGTGGGCGTCGACGAAGAAGATGCAGTCGGGCGCGGTCACACACTCGAAACGCTGA